The DNA window TGTATTCTTACAGTAAATAAACTATAGGACACACATTATTCGAACACAGATTCAGATACAAGAACGTGCTGTTGAATCTTCAGGCATCAAAGCATATGCTATAATAGATGTTTAGAAGACAAAAGGTGTGATGTAGAGACCTAATCAGAGTAACCTATTAAGCAAGTTTCACATGGAGAGACTTTCAAACATTCATAACTCTGTTTCAGACTTTCAGTGTATGTATGTCCCAATCACATAAACATGAGTTCTAATCAATCATAACCCTAGTTCCTCCTAAGCCTCATCACGAATCATCTCTATGAATTTGCTACTAAAACCTATATGAATGAATCACTGCCGCAACATTCACATCATATCTTTGAGTGTTTCACATCAGAATCAAAACATATAAGATGTTGAAAAGAATACAACTCACCTTGAACGCGGGAGAAGGAAACCTAGGAGCTTCCACGATAGATTTGAGCAGATTCTCTTCCTCGTTATCGACCAGTTGAGATCTTCCTTGGATTACAAGCTGCGGAGTGAACATCGTGTCAAGATTCAACGCCTCCACGTACGCCTTCTGCCTCACCGTCCACTGGCTCGAACCGTACGGATCCTTCCAGCCCTTGTAGTCCCAGTAATCAACGTGGAAGACCAGAACCATCGCCGGAGATCCAGAACCACCGTCTTCTCCTCCTCCACGGATCTGAGCGTCGAAATCACCTCGGCCGAGCCTGGACATGAGCATCTCCGCCGCTGGCGACGTTTTGCATCCCTGAGACGAGAAAAGCTGGACGAGAACGGGTCCGTCTCCGGCAGGAACGTCATCGGATACGGCGGCGGAGTTGTTACCGGAGTTAGGTTTACTCGTGGAGGATGAAGATTTCTTGCCGCGAAAGCAGGCGAAAAGACGGTGCGACATCGGAGGAAACTGCCCGTCTCTTCGCCTTCCAAAAGATATATTAAGAAAGAGGAAAAGcggagaaagaaaaggaaacagagaatcaagaagatgtttttttttccccGAGAAAAATTGTGAGATTGTCAGCGAAGTTGAGAATCTTGAGGAGGAAGAAAAAAAGGCTAACACGTTGAGAGGTAAAGAGAGAAAGGCGGCAAAGTCTTCTTTactaaaaaaaagtatttatattatttaaataatttttagataaaGATTCGGTTGCGAAAGCTGTAATTTTCCAAATtgttaaataaaagaaatgtttggcaaatattttgaaaagttgttcttttttttgacaactgGAAAGTTTCTTATTTTTGGCTTTAGAATTGGTATGAATAGGCCTAGGTCTGAAGGAAGAAAGGTCAGTGACATGTCGGTTAAGACAGGTGTATGGTTGTTCGATGTCGGCAAcgaactttcttttttttgttaaaacaaagATTCACTAGTAactaaactaataaatataatacaCATTAATTTAACAGTTAGAAATCATAAGCTTGTTGATGGAAGGAATAATTTAACAGTTAGAAATCATAAGCTTGTTGATGGAAGgaatataacaaaacaaagagcaaaagaaagatacagcgaaaacaaatttgaaaaacagAATCTTGAATTAATACAGCTGATACGTATTCAACACTAATCATAGCTGATTTGCATTAGCTGCAGGCCTGCAGCCACATTGTGGCCAGCTTGTTCTGACTGAACTACCGATTCCACTGCACCTTGGGTCCACACAAAGCAACTAACACAAAGCAATAAAATCCCATGTGTGTTATACagtgaaagagagagagctACGACACTTACTTTTGTAGTAAAGCAAAATCCTAATTGATTGTGTGTGGAAATATTTTCGTAACTTATGTATAGTGATAATACttattatatgcatatattgtGGAGTAATATACACAAGAGAGTACAGAAGAAAGCAGTGGAAGTGAATACATGAGCGAgttttgggattttttttttttttttgagaaaaggccTTGATCGTCTAGTACTTGTTTTACAGATTCCAGCTAATAAAAAACCAGACTTTTTAgcaaaaaggaaaaaggaaaaacaacaaccaaatttcaattaatttcataaaaaattggAGTTGAAAGTTATTTGGTGAAGGAGTTCCATTCGAAATTTCTttggtttattgtttttttttcatttatgaACAGTTAGCTTCCAAAAGGAGGAGAACCACATATGTTTTGTCCCTTCTTCGTCCCTTCACTCATTTGGGTCCTCTAATCTTGATCGTGCATTTGTTCAATTATATCCActcataattttgttttctttacaaCATCCAAATTAGCAgtgtatttattttctttttatatgtttGGGCCCTATTACTTTAAATAACATACAGTTCTATAATTTGGACTGCTTGTATGTGCCATATGTTACAATATCGTGCAATCATTAGTGCATGTAAACATACATACCATGTTATGTTCTTAAACAGCCTGTCATGTTTTTAAAACACATGCTATGCATTAGTATGACACGTTACCAACACTACTGATGATCTTGTATAGGAGATCAGATGGATTCAGCTTAATGTGTACTAAACTCTTGTATCCTTAATTGCCATAGTCGCACTATATTATATAGCTAAATACGTATAGTTAACAATTTATTCTCACCCTAATGTAgagaagaaaattcaaaaaaatgtgCCGGGACCAAATAAGAAAGCATACCCTTTTTACCAAATCCAAATACAATGATCAGTTAATGATTATAGCTAATGATATATgttgtatatatattcatatttgaaATCGATTGTATGGTTTGTTTTGTCCACATATCACCGGTCCATTCAAATCCATGTGGTTGATGAATCCACACGACCAgccaaaagaacaaaacaaacttCTTCTAAGTTCCAACAAAATCTCCACCACAATTTAGGAGCTTCATTCACATACCACCCTGTCATTTTTTTCCATATATACATTGCATAAACTCACTTGGTTCTCTTATATTTCTCAAGCTAAAAATaatcacttttaaaaaaaagtaaaaggatGTTAGAAGGGAAAGCAGTGATGGGCGAGACAGATATGAAGCAAACAATGAAGGAAGATGCTCTTAGTTTGGCCGCCAAAGCCCTTGATTGCTTTGATGTCACCGAGCCCACTCAAATCGCTCGTTTCATCAAGAAGGTTCGTAATTACTGTATTACTTAAAAAAACCATGATAACCTTAGTGCTATAAATCTTGAAAGGACCTGTATTGAAATTAATGTGGAATTGAATGTTGTCACAAATTCACCAGTAGATTTCGCGGACAATGATATTCAAatctttgataaatattttcaaaattttcaggaATTTGATAGAAAATATGGATTGGGGTGGCAGTGTATTGCGGGGACGCATTTCGGATCGTTCCTGACTCATTGTAGTGGCTGCTTCATCCATTTCTCCGTTGGCAACCTTACCATTTTACTCTTTAAGGGATCAGCTGGTGAAGTAGAGTCCGGACCAACAGTTTAACCAATTCAGAAAATATTGTGAAGATAATCAAGTATTTATTTGGATCCATGCagtgttaaattttaaaagcaTTCTAGTTTTTCAGTCATTTCAATCGTTTTTCTGGTGTGTAAGTAACGTTTTCTCTTCTTTCCGcatattacatataatttttcgGAGTTTTATTTTAATCCATATCCCGAAGATATACTTATgtaatatactaaaatatcaaAGGGGTCAGATAGAATTGTTCTTTAGAAAAATCTTACTACTGGCTAAAATATAGTCTAATCGTATGAGTAGtgacaacaaaacaaaaacttaaacaTTAACtggttttgacttttgagtTATAAACGGTTTATAATAAACCTATATACAGTTTAACATCCCAAGATCTCAATTTCATGTGGTTCAaaaacttttcttctttttcaactATTTCATGTTTAATGTGTGAAACCTTGTGATCATAGATCAAATttgcttagtttttttttcttaccctCCGGTTAGCTTGTAAATATATAGAGATAGTTAATTTGATTAATGTGGAATTTACATGGGTTAAAAGTCCTAAAAACTAATATGAATTCGGTACATGACATATATGAGAAAGAGATCTAACTTCAAAAGCTTTTCTTGCCGCACCAGTTCCTGTGTCCATTTAACCGGAGCCTTGCCTTTGTCCCTCGTAGTCTCGCTTTGTAATCTTTCTTCCACTTCTCAAATCTTGACTTAAGCCTAGTGAGTTCTTCTTCTGCATGCTGCTTATTCATTGCAATCGACTCTCGTTCCAATTCCATTTCCACATGACGCTTCACATCTTCATCAAATACGACTCTACGTTGATCAACTTCTACATAAATATCCTTAACATCATTCAAGCTACCACCGTTGAGATCTTTTGGTTGAGGAGTTCCAGGGGACATAGTATTACATGCAGCTTCCAGACTCATCTGCAAAGACCATATTCCAATTTTGAAGATTATACAATCATAAGTATGTAAATGCGTTACACTGTTTTTACCTGCATTGAAGAGATATGTTTTTGCCATGTTTCCTCCATTGACTTCATTCTTGTTTCGTGCTCTAACCATCTTTCCTCAAATCGTTGCAACTCCTCCTTCAGTGCAATGTTTTCATCTTCCTTCTGCATGATAGCTGTTTCAACTTTCTGAACACGGCTCTGGAGATCAGCTAGAGCGCAAGGTTGGACTTGAATCTGCTCTAAAGGAAGGTCCTAAACAAGAAAAGGTAATCAAAGTTTCAGCAGTGGATAGTTAACTTACATACATCATATGCAAAATATTTACCTTGACTTCTGAAACTTTCCTCCTTGACcttcttttcgtttttttcttctcattgTGTGAATGTTTCTTCAATTGCACACTGTTCTTTAACTGCTTGCGAACCAACCATCTTCGTACCACTACATAAAAGGGTGAATAGATTTATAATCTCATACAAGATGGAAACACAAGTTCTTTGATGCCATAAGGAAGATACTCATTTTTTTGTACCATATTGCAAGTGTATGACTGCATCAAGCTC is part of the Raphanus sativus cultivar WK10039 unplaced genomic scaffold, ASM80110v3 Scaffold3195, whole genome shotgun sequence genome and encodes:
- the LOC108840684 gene encoding uncharacterized protein LOC108840684, which produces MLEGKAVMGETDMKQTMKEDALSLAAKALDCFDVTEPTQIARFIKKEFDRKYGLGWQCIAGTHFGSFLTHCSGCFIHFSVGNLTILLFKGSAGEVESGPTV
- the LOC130506402 gene encoding uncharacterized protein LOC130506402 — encoded protein: MSHRLFACFRGKKSSSSTSKPNSGNNSAAVSDDVPAGDGPVLVQLFSSQGCKTSPAAEMLMSRLGRGDFDAQIRGGGEDGGSGSPAMVLVFHVDYWDYKGWKDPYGSSQWTVRQKAYVEALNLDTMFTPQLVIQGRSQLVDNEEENLLKSIVEAPRFPSPAFKASFQRPTSETLQVSLTGALRMKVDGNGLDIMVALYETGLVTD